Proteins found in one Pocillopora verrucosa isolate sample1 chromosome 12, ASM3666991v2, whole genome shotgun sequence genomic segment:
- the LOC131789762 gene encoding uncharacterized protein, producing the protein MAGQKSSLQAKNGRALQDIAKKGYTWESPRGKNWDITNQRVFVMFCSHCGIGDAQESICDNCVTEKDVNEVIKRYFHRGYPYDTIVGLLKKRGLQMCVRTLKRRLRCLGLKRKGNTKIMDDSEIKNVIREEMEGPGSLSGYRSIWHALGLRHHVHVPRNLVAKIMKEIDPDRVEERRSRRSKRRTFSSKEANASWHFDGICF; encoded by the exons ATGGCCGGTCAGAAGTCTTCACTGCAAGCTAAGAATGGCAGAGCGTTACAAGACATTGCAAAGAAAGGCTATACGTGGGAAAGCCCAAGAGGGAAGAACTGGGATATT ACTAATCAAAGAGTATTCGTAATGTTTTGTAGCCATTGTGGCATTGGGGATGCTCAAGAGAGTATCTGCGATAATTGTGTGACAGAAAAAGATGTAAACGAAGTGATAAAGCGCTATTTTCATCGTGGCTATCCTTATGACACTATTGTGGGTCTTCTCAAGAAACGAGGACTTCAAATGTGTGTGCGAACACTGAAGAGACGTCTGAGATGTCTCGGGTTAAAAAGGAAGGGCAATACAAAGATAATGGACGATTCAGAGATAAAAAATGTCATTCGTGAAGAAATGGAAGGCCCCGGAAGTTTATCAGGTTACAGAAGTATTTGGCACGCCCTGGGATTGCGGCACCATGTTCATGTTCCACGTAATTTGGTCGCAaaaataatgaaggaaattgaTCCTGATAGGGTAGAGGAGAGGAGATCTCGAAGGTCAAAGAGAAGAACGTTCAGCTCAAAAGAAGCCAATGCATCGTGGCATTTTGACGGTATTTGTTTTTGA
- the LOC131790900 gene encoding tetratricopeptide repeat protein 28-like, giving the protein MTEFQSLLGITVLKISQFEVVEAMKYLLQGIEKYEKIRTLQKGNSEFKISLLEKHGTFPYKLLTYLLCDTGKFRDALYAEELGRARVLAELMADKYSAESHISADPRSWFGIENIARRESNSVFLYISYEDRQVLLWVLKANGDIFFRKTDQVKIDTLIAEQVCEVEGVFKKSAKCFGVLPTANCEDRSLDDNVTTSLHKESQTNLRGDETKDTGRSHHFCYEWIVAPVADLLTEPEIIIVPDRFSNRVPFAALRDEQAGKYLSEKYRIRMVPSLTTLWLIQECPADYHSQTGGLVVGDPTVGKVQYNGRLTDIIPLFCASKEAEMVGQLLGVQPLLGSRATKQAVLQAIPSVSLIHVAAHGNAERGEIALSPQCTTNSTPQEEDYLLKMSDIEGVQVRAKLVVLSCCHSGRGLVKKEGVIGIARAFLASGARSVLVASWAIEDKPTAKLMKCFYKHLVRGESASESLHQAVQWLRSNGFSKPSQWAPFVLMGDNVTFDFMKKGKEELEEDNNEAKKKQSDY; this is encoded by the coding sequence ATGACTGAGTTTCAAAGCCTTCTCGGTATTACAGTTTTAAAGATATCGCAGTTCGAGGTTGTGGAGGCAATGAAATATCTTCTTCAAggtattgaaaaatatgaaaaaatcaGAACTCTTcagaaaggaaacagtgaatttaaaatttctctatTAGAGAAACACGGTACTTTTCCCTACAAGTTACTCACTTACCTCCTTTGTGATACCGGAAAATTTCGAGATGCTCTCTATGCTGAGGAGCTGGGACGAGCAAGAGTCCTCGCAGAACTCATGGCAGACAAGTACTCCGCTGAAAGCCACATCTCAGCTGATCCACGATCATGGttcgggattgaaaacatcgcgagaagagaaagtaacagtgtttttttgtacatttcgtaCGAAGATCGGCAAGTTCTGCTCTGGgtattgaaagcaaatggagacattttctttcgaaaaacaGACCAAGTGAAAATAGACACTCTTATTGCTGAGCAAGTTTGCGAAGTGGAAggagttttcaaaaagagcgccaAATGCTTTGGTGTTTTACCCACAGCGAACTGCGAAGACCGATCGCTGGATGACAACGTGACGACATCTCTTCATAAAGAGAGCCAAACAAATTTGCGAGGTGACGAAACCAAAGATACCGGAAGAAGTCATCATTTTTGCTACGAATGGATCGTCGCACCTGTGGCAGATTTACTCACAGAGCCCGAAATCATCATTGTACCGGATCGTTTTTCGAaccgagtcccatttgctgccttgcgCGATGAACAAGCCGGAAAGTATTTATCGGAGAAGTACAGAATACGCATGGTCCCTTCATTGACAACTCTCTGGCTCATTCAAGAATGTCCagcagactatcacagtcaaaCCGGCGGACTGGTTGTGGGTGATCCTACGGTTGGCAAAGTGCAATACAATGGACGTCTTACTGACATTATACCATTGTTCTGTGCAAGTAAGGAAGCAGAAATGGTTGGTCAACTGCTGGGTGTTCAGCCTTTATTGGGAAGTcgcgcaacaaagcaggcgGTTCTTCAAGCAATACCTTCAGTGAGTCTGATACATGTTGCCGCACATGGAAAtgccgaaagaggagagattgccctctctCCTCAATGTACTACTAACAGTACTCCacaagaggaagactacctcctgaAAATGTCCGACAttgaaggagttcaagtgcgagctaaactggtagtactcagctgttgtcacagtgggcgtggattggttaaaaaagaaggagttattggaatcgctcgagcattcttagcatctggtgcacgttcagtgttggtagcatcgtgggctatAGAAGACAAACCAACGGCGAAGCTCATGAAATGTTTCTATAAACACCTTGTGCGTGGAGAgagtgccagtgaatctcttcaccaggccgttcaatggttgagaagcaatggattTTCTAAACCTTCCCAATGGGCTCCGTTTGTGTTGATGggggataacgtgacatttgattttatgaaaaaagg
- the LOC136277152 gene encoding tetratricopeptide repeat protein 28-like, giving the protein MSDAAEILKSVQIGLNVVIFLLNTDRGLRATELCNECVILLQNLDSGSHLDISDVLYNAYYAISGYTDAERHATKLLDTFNHAWRLIIELGDINIAQSRFVEAKQLLQCALTIVKTIGHKRKEALAHGRLGTVYTNLGEYQKAKEYHDKALAIAIEIGDRAGEGTTYGNLGSSVFYSLGEYQNAKEYYEKALAIAIEIGDRAGEGTRYGNLGSVFYSLGEYQNAKEYYEKALAIAIEIGDRAGQGRTYGNLGSVFYSIGEYQNAKEYHEKALAIAIEIGDRAGEETRYGNLGSVFYSLGEYQNAKEYHEKALAIAIEIGDRQGEETTYGNLGSVFYCLGEYQNAKEYHEKALAIAIEIGDRGGEGTTYGNLGSVFHSLGEYQNAKEYHEKALNAKEYHEKALAIAIEIGDRAGEGGRYGNLGNVFDSLGEYQNAKEYHEKALAIAIEIGDRRREGRTYGNLGNVFESLDEYQNAKEYHEKALAIAIEIGDRAGEGGRYGNLGNVFYSLGEYQNAKEYHEKKLATDEEKEQHTVTSERGLIPLANIRMLKNITRKHLPSR; this is encoded by the exons ATGAGTGACGCTGCAGAAATCCTAAAATCAGTCCAGATAGGTTTaaatgtcgtcatatttcttctaaacactgatcgtggcctacgagcgactgagttatgtaatgaatgtgtAATTCTACTTCAAAACCTTGACTCTGGTAGTCACCTTGATATCTCCGATGTACTATACAATGCGTACTACGCCATCTCTGGTTACACAGATGCAGAAAGACATGCCACCAAACTTCTTGACACATTTAACCATGCTTGGAGACTAATCATCGAACTGGGAGACATAAATATAGCACAAAGCCGGTTTGTAGAGGCAAAGCAACTCCTTCAATGCGCACTCACCATCGTGAAAACAattggtcacaaaagaaaagaagcattGGCTCACGGAAGACTCGGAACTGTCTATACTAACCTTGGAGAATATCAGAAGGCAAAAGAATATCACGataaagcacttgccatcgcgatagaaattggcgacagagcaggagaaggaacaacatacgggaacctcggaagt agtgtgttttattcccttggcgaatatcagaatgctaaagaatattacgagaaagcacttgccatcgcgatagaaattggcgatagagcaggagaaggaacaagatatgggaacctcggaagtgtgttttattcccttggcgaatatcagaatgctaaagaatattacgagaaagcacttgccatcgcgatagaaattggcgatagAGCAGGacaaggaagaacatacgggaacctcggaagtgtgttttattccattggcgaatatcagaatgctaaagaatatcacgagaaagcacttgccatcgcgatagaaattggcgacagagcaggagaagaAACAAGAtatgggaacctcggaagtgtgttttattcccttggcgaatatcagaatgctaaagaatatcacgagaaagcacttgccatcgcgatagaaattggcgacagacaaggagaagaaacaacatacgggaacctcggaagtgtgttttattgccttggcgaatatcagaatgctaaagaatatcacgagaaagcacttgccatcgcgatagaaattggcgacagaggaggagaaggaacaacatacgggaacctcggaagtgtgtttcattcccttggcgaatatcagaatgctaaagaatatcacgagaaggcactt aatgctaaagaatatcacgagaaagcacttgccatcgcgatagaaattggcgacagagcaggagaaggaggAAGATACGGGAACCTgggaaatgtgtttgattctcttggcgaatatcagaatgctaaagaatatcacgagaaagcacttgccatcgcgatagaaattggcgacagaagaagagaaggaagaacatacgggaacctcggaaatgtgtttgaaTCCCTTgacgaatatcagaatgctaaagaatatcacgagaaagcacttgccatcgcgatagaaattggcgacagagcaggagaaggaggAAGATACGGGAACCTgggaaatgtgttttattcccttggcgaatatcagaatgctaaagaatatcacgagaag aaattggcgacagacgaggagaaggaacaacatacagTAACCTCGGAAAGGggtttgattcccttggcgaatatcagaatgctaaagaatatcacgagaaagcatttgccatcgcgatag